The Anopheles gambiae chromosome 2, idAnoGambNW_F1_1, whole genome shotgun sequence genomic sequence ACATCACCGTAAGTCATCACCTTGAACCAGACGCTCGCCCATTATCGCTGTCTTGTGCAatgggtggcggtggtgggcTGGATGCCCATGCATTGCATCTGGGCACGGAAGCAAAACGATTTCCACGACGACGTTTTCCCTCTTTCCTTTGGCTGCTTGTTTGGCAAAGCTTGCTTacataaaatcaaacaaaacgtaCATTagcccatgtgtgtgtgtgggtgtaggTGTACCCTTTGCCGCCCAATTAAGTGGCAGCACCACAGAGCACCatcaccaaaaaaacacacacaccagcgtgGGAGAAAAACTAGTGCAACTGCATATTTCTCTCAACACAAAAGAATCGAATTTCCCAAACAATGGCGACGATGAGAGTGGTAGCAGCAACCAGAAGTAGTTGCACACCCGTGCCACCCACCGTACCAAGCCAGGGAGATCTTGCTGTGAAATTGTGCCACGAATCTTCCCATGGCAGCGCAGTTGGCGTTAGAGCGTCACCGCGTTTGACCGTGCGCCCTGTACTGCCCAAAATGCAATCAAGCGCCATCGCACGATTCATTCGTCCGGGGATTGAAACAGCCCTCCCTCTCCTTGCTTTGTTATTTGATAGTCAACGCGCACAGCAACATCGAATGAGCACGAAATTCTAGTCACCGTCCGATGCGAATAGCCCAATCTTGCCCAATCACACCAACCACCAGCCGGGGCAGCGATCAGTcagatgttgttgtttttatgacACTTGTTTTTTCGATCGCATGTTCATTCCTTAAACTAACCTCGCGCTTAAAACGACTAGCGACCTTCCACCCTTCAGAAGATGCTATTTTTAATGCCTTCTCCTCCTCGAAACTCCTCGAAAGCGGCGTAAATTCGATCCGAGCCGAGGTTGTGTGTTGATGAATGGATCAATCAAAACATCGATCAGTTTGATTTGtacaaagggggggggggtctatTTTACAGCcactaaaaaaacaaccactaAGATCGATGATGGTAGACTCCTCGATGAGGGCTCATAAACGCACCTGTCTCGCGTTCGCGCCACCACGATAAGCAGTTGTCAATGAAACGTCGCCACTAATGATGATCGGTGGATTCTGGAAGGGGAAGGGAAGTAATCGGCTTCAATTACCCGCTATCAAAGCGGATGGCCACCACCGATGTGTGTCGGATGTGTAGATGCAGGGCGATGATGACTGCGATGATGATGCCAGCAATTATGCATACGAGCAGGAACAGAAGTCTAGCTAACACACAACATACGTCCACGACTCGATCGACCCCCGGTGGAATGATTGATCATCTCGAATCGAGTGGAAAAATgcaacacttaaaaatgcattgaaGTGATTGTTGAGGTTGCCGCGTGGAGATCTGTTTGTCTTGTCACGTGTATCGTGACGCGCTTGGAACTTCAACAGGAAGGAAGATGTCTCGATCTTGATACGTGcacgatttgtttgtttgctgtttgcagcTCGCTTGTCCAAGCCGTTAGAATACTCAAGGACAGGGTGTGTTTGGTGTTAGGATGTTGTGTCACGTTGTTTTGTCCAAAAAACAGGAGTGTCCGATGAGCGGTGCTCGCGTGAAGCAGGTGCAGGCAGACCGGCCCCCAATCTAACGTGCCTTCTCTTCAATCCCGTTTTCCAGTTCGTCATTGCTGCCCTGGCCGCCGTTGCCGTCGCCCAGAACCCGGACGCCGATGCGCAGGTGCTGAGCTCCGACAGTGTCGTCAACCCGGACGGTTCGTACCAGTGGAACTACGAGACGAGCAACGGTATCCGCGCCCAGGAGCAGGGCGTCGGTGGCCAGTCGGCGCAGGGTTCCGCCTCGTGGACCGACCGTGACGGTACGCCCATCTCGCTGACGTACGTGGCCGACGAGAACGGCTACCAGCCGCAGGGTGACCATCTGCCGCGCGAAGGTCCCGTCCCGGCCCACGTGCTGAAGACGCTCGAGTTCATCCGCGCCAACCCGCCCAAGGACGACCCGAACTTCAACATCCAGGCGCTGGAGGCCGAAATCGCCAGACTGCAGGCTCTGCAGTAAGCAGCAGAACGGGCGAGCGGAGCAGTTGGGAAGTTGACGCAGCCGTCACTAAATCTTCATCAGTCATTGAGAGCAATaagggaaagggaagaatGGTAGACAGTAAGCAAGCCAGCGTAGAGAAGAGAGCAAGTGCGACACGGGTGCGCACACACCAGCGTGTGCGGAGTATGAGATTTTAGGGTGAAAAACCACGTTTTCACCGTGACCTGTGCACATACTCACATGCAGCCAGCCGCTGCACGATGCAAACAACACAGCAAAGAACACACCATCAAGCCTTCCCGAAGAGCGAGAGTATTGCCGAAAGAAAACGTTATcgagaaaaaggggaaaaggagAGCAAAACGAGGTTAGAAGAAAGATTCTTACAACAACAAGAAAGTACACTtactacacacacagagaaacacACTACACTAGAGAGTAAAGGAAGGGAAAATGGCAACAGCATCCCCGGATAAAGAAACATAAGAACAACCCACGTACACGGAAGGCAAAGCCACTAACTAAGCGAACCATCAGACGTAGGACAGCAGGCAAGGCGTCcacctcttttttgttttcaattctcTTACACCACACTACACTTACTGCGAAGCTGTAATACTTTTGTACATAATTTTGACTAGTTCATTTACAAACGTCTGTGAAAAAATACGAAccattttgttgtgtttcttttacTACGGGGTACtgggtttatttttaagaGAACGTTCACCTCTGAAGAAAGTAAATTCAAGCAATGTGTGTCTACAAAATAGCGCGCAAACGGTGCGCCGACTATGCTGCAAAATGCCACAACCCTTCACGATCACGATTGGTGTGGTCGTGGTAATGCCAGTCTGGCTGCGTTGCTCTTGCTCAACATCTCCAGTTTAAGGCTATAGGTCACTTTCctccttctttttcttggcAGCAAACCGAACAGAAGCAACCCAAACGTCTAACATACGAAAGCGTCAAACGCATCTCACCCAGCAGTGCCGTACGTGCAGTGTGAAGCAAACACGACCAACAGAAACGCAATGATCAAACCTTAACGCCCGTTCCCGTTGGCGGAATCTGCTGCAAACAGATCGAAACGAGTGAAAGAAAACGGAGCAAAAAGATCACATCATAAAATACAgcaaccacaaccacaacgCGACGACAGGGAAAACGGCGGGTCGTTTTGATAGAGAATGTTTTGCATGCCAAACACATCTCCGCCGACGAGCGATCGCGATCGTTTGATTAGCGGGTTTGAGTTGAGCACAGAAGAAGGCAAACAAATACACGCGGAGCAGAGCAAAGATCAAATGCCCCGCGATCGTCGAGCGATCGTGGCAGACGATCCAAATGAAAGGGAAATgcagaagaaaaggaaaagcaatcACAGTGCGCGAAAGATAGCATCGAGATGACATAACTCATCCTCCCCTTTCCTGTCCGTCACTAGGTCGTCTTTGAGCGACGATCATATTTCAGGGCACTGTCGGCATGGGTCGAAGGGAAAAGCTTTCCCGGCATTATGCattcgtcatcgtcatcggtcAACCGTATGAGGCGCACCCGGAGGCTGGCGTGGTTGATGAGAACGCCCTTTCGATTACTAATGGTCGCGGTAATGCGGGGGATCTAGTGGATTGATGGATGGGTTGTGCTGTATAAAAGCTTtagaaaggaaaaatgctgTACCATGCGACAACTACATGAGAGATATCTTTGTTTTCATGACAAAATTTTGAATGATTCTGTGAAAGTTCTTATCAACGTTCATGGTAGGCTTGAGCTTGATGTCCTAAGCGCCCGCATAGTTTGCCGAATTATCGATCCTCATCTGAGATTTGTATTTACTTACATAAATACTTCATTACTTACTGGCTATAACTACTGTTGGTTTTACATATTGCGGGTAATCTAATTCTAAACAATTTTGCAGATTTAGAATATCATCTGGATCGCACTCCAGGACCAGGATCCTCTAGTACTCAGGACATACTATGTCATTGCAATAATAATTTAGTTTATTATTAGGCTGGGCAGGATAAGACCAACATTCTTTTAAGTGTTGGGCACTGGTTATCAGCAGTATCCAATTCCAGTTCCAATTGATATTCTAAAAGCAATTCCAATTTCAAAGCAAatctggaaccgattccggaattgaaTGTAGAACCGAGTCCAAAATCGATATATGGGCCGTTGCTGGAATTGAGTCTGGGGACGATACCCGCAACCATCCTGAACCCGTTTTTGAATCGAATCTGCAATAGAATCTGCAGTTATTGAAAACTACCGAAACGCGCAAAATAATCAATGCAAGCTTGACTGCGGGAAAGaagacaaacagagaacgcatagcaacttatcgCTAAAAGTGCAGCGTGGGCAAAGAACGAGGAACGCACCCGGATTTTGGCTAGAACGTTTCAACTGTTCCAGAACTTGcctaaaaacactaaaagcgcagcatagGCATATAATGACCAACACCTCATTCCGATacaatttataaattgaaCCTTTAATTGGGACAAAAGCACATTCCATAGCCCAatgtaaggcttctaaactacAACGTTTAAAGTAAGGCAAACCCCTGGATGACGCCTAACATGAGATAATCGATTCATCAAGCTCTCACTACTGTGAGAAGTTTTATTCTCTCCTATTAGGTTCTCTTAGCTCCTCTCACCTATCGGACGcgtatcacatgctcttatcatacgagaggaaagatgacgaccGCAGTGTGTATCCTTCCTCTCACTCCTTCCGCTTCCTTTGAGGGATGATGTGACCAAtagaaacgctactagcgtgGACTAACATTCAAAGTATCGTACCAGGAgctcatccaaatcaggaagCAGTTCTATCGATCCTTCTAATCGATCCCGTTTATCGATTTGTCACGCTCTCACTACTGTGAGAAGATGTATAGCTCCTCTCACCTATCGGACGCTTATCACATGCACTTATCATGCGAGAGGAAATATGACGACTGAagtgtgtatcctttctctcactccttCCGCCACCTTTgaaggatgctgcgaccaatcgaagcGCTACTAGCGTGTACTAAAATTCCAAATATGGTACCAGGAGAGCATTCAAATCAGGAGGCAGTTCTATCGATCTTTCGAATCGATCCCGTTTATCGATTTGTCACGCTCTCACTACTGTGAGAAGATGTATAGCTCCTCTCACCTATCGGACGCTTATCACATGcacttatcatacgagaggaaagatgacgaccGCAGTGTGTATCCTTCCTCTCACTCCTTCCGTtacctttgagggatgctgtgACCAATCGAAGCGCTACTAGCGTGTACTAAAATTCCAAATATAGTACCAGGAGAGCATTCAAATCAGGAGGCAGTTCTATCGATCTTTCGAATCGATCCCGTTTATCGATTTGTCACGCTCTCACTACTGTGAGAAGATGTATAGCTCCTCTCACCTATCGGACGCTTATCACATGcacttatcatacgagaggaaagatgacgaccGCAGTGTGTATCCTTCCTCTCACTCCTTCCGTtacctttgagggatgctgtgACCAATCGAAGCGCTACTAGCGTGTACTAAAATTCCAAATATAGTACCAGGAGAGCATTCAAATCAGGAGGCAGTTCTATCGATCTTTCGAATCGATCCCGTTTATCGATTTGTCACGCTCTCACTTCTGTGAGAAGATGTATAGCTCCTCTCACCTATCGgacgcttatcacatgctcttatcatacgagaggaaagatgacgaccGCAGTGTGTATCCTTCCTCTCACTCCTTCCGTtacctttgagggatgctgtgACCAATCGAAGCGCTACTAGCGTGTACTAAAATTCCAAATCTGGTACCAGGAGagcatccaaatcaggaggcaGTTCTATCGATCCTTAGAATCGATCCCGTTTATCTATTTGTCTCGCTCTCACTAATGTGAGAAGATTTATAGACTGTCTCGCTCTCACAACTGTGAGAGGATGTATAGACTAATCTCACCTAtcgggcgcttatcacatgctcttatcatacgagaggaaagatgacgactCAATTGTGCATCCTTCCTCTCATTCCTTCCActacctttgagggatgctgcgaccaatcgaaacgcctCTAGCGTGGACTAAAATTCAAAGTATCGTCTGAGGAgctcatccaaatcaggaggcaGTTCTATCGATCCTTCTAATTGATCGCGTTTATCCATTTGTCACGCTCTcactagtgtgagaagatttGTAGACTACTCTCACCTAtagggcgcttatcacatgctcttatcatacgggaggaaagatgacgaccGAAGTaggtatcctttctctcactccttCCACTACCTTTgcgggatgctgcgaccaatcgaaacgcttcCATTATTCCTTACGGCTTCCCATTTGTAGTCatggcacaaaaaaacattgaaaggATGAGAGACAATGCATAGTATTATAGGGtatctgcttcttctgcttttggctcaacaaccgttgtcggtcaaggcctgcctgtaccactgcttctagacgaccAACTTTTGTACCTCGACAAATTTTCTGCGAGCTCTTTGTTCTAAAACAACATCTCAGTTTTAGAACAAAATCAGAGGTAACCGTGATTATCGCGggtttgtgaaattttcacagAATGGCAACGCTCGCGTTTCGCGACATTACGATCGAAGTAAGCCATACATTCGTGCTAAAACAAGGACGGTTTGACAGATAGAATGTGTCGCAAAAAATTGTCGCGGAAGATTTTTTGggtcgtctagaagcagtgtaccactagtgggctttggctttcagtgactagtTGATTCccctccatagcaggatagtcagtcctacgtatggcggcgcggtctatttggggattgaacccatgacgggcatgttgttaagtcgtacgagttgacgactgtactacgagaccggcttcaTTATATAATATACATTATAGCTTCATTATAGGGTATACATTACCGTTAATTTAGAAGGTTTTTCATCAACCTATTCTCTAAAAATgtgtctttttcttcttcttctacggAACCAGCCGGCATCACTCATCACTAATTACTTCAGCTGCGTTTGAGAATTAAAGTGTTGCTTGGGGCTTGTCGTGCAAGCAATGTAAGCTTGAGAACTAACGCCTATGCATTCCGTTAGGTCGTCTTCCTATACCGAAGCACAAGTTAAGGTTTCATAATGGCTTAGTGGCATGCATGGTGGCAAGCCAGGCAAATCGCTCATGTCCCGATTTTTCTAAAGGAAGTATAGAGTGTCTGAGAGTTGCTGATAGGCCTAATGATATACCCGCTGGCCTTTAAAAGTCGAGAAACGTATTCGGCTTCTACTTGGATTAACGGAGGTTGTTAAAGGAtcttccaatatttttaatttcatattCTTTTTTTACGGGTGGGATTACACTAAATAGAATTTCGCCATTAAATTTCCTATATTCCAGAACTGAAGAACCGTTCGTGCGGCGAAAAATAACGTTCAAATTCAAACCGATTGTCATCCACGCGACCATCATCAGCCACAGATACATCGCTCTAGTACTCcacgtgttgttgttttctccgCTCCCTGTCACAACAATGTACCAAATCAGCTAATTTCGTGTCTGTTTGCCAAAAATCCTCTTATCGCATCGAGGATTAATGAAAGAAAAGTCCCCCGGAACGGATAGCACACCAGTGACGTCGTTAAAATGCCCTCCCGAACCGGTATCCTTACGGCGGTCCATCTGGCCAACATAGCGAAAACGCTCTCCGCTACCCGGCCATATGCCCTCAGCACGCTCTACCTGCAGTTCCATCCGCAGGTGGCCGCGAACGTAAGTTGTCCCCGGGCGCTCGGTCGCTTTGTGGCAAGTGTGTACCAATCGTCCGTAACGTGGCTCGGGTCCGAGGTGGACCTACGCATTGTGACCGGATCGCTGCGACCGAACGGGGCCAGCTTCGATTCGTTCGCTAACCGTGCACGGCCCACGACGGCCGATTATCTCTTTTACGATTACGCACTGAGTTCGTCCGGGGCCGGCGGTGAACGATGTCTTGCCGAACGGTATCCGGGTGTGAAGGTGGTGGAGCTGGATACACTCCCCGTGGACCGGGTCAGTCTCCCACCGGAACTGGACAAACAGCTGCAAACGTACCGCAACGTGGTACTCGGTGGTACGTTCGATCGGATTCACGCCGGTCATAAGGTGCTGCTTACGCAGGCGATTTTACTTGCGACGGAACGGGTGGTCGTCGGCGTTACGGACGGTGGAATGATTAAGAGTAAAAAGCTGCACGAACTCATACTGCCAGCCGCCCACCGGATAGAGCATGTGAAGGAGTTCCTGGAGGATGTCGATCCGTTTCTGCGGTACGAAGTGGTGCCCATACTCGATCCCTTCGGTCCAACGGCCACCGACCCGGACATGGATGTAAGTTGTTGAAGCAATTGGACTACAACAATTGTAACTGGACTATTTCTTCTCATGCTCCTCCGCCCCTCAGCTTATCGTTGTCAGCACTGAGACGGCTCGCGGCGGCGCCAAAGTGAACGAGCTGCGCGCCCAGAACGGACTGAATCAGCTCGAAGTGCACACCATCGAGCTGCTGGACGACGAAAGCACCGTCGAGGATAAAGAGGACAAAATCAGCTCCAGCAACCAGCGGATGGATCTGCTCGGGACGCGACTACGGCCACGGCGACCCGCCCCAACCCACATTCCCCCGAAACCGTACATTATCGGCATGATCGGAGGCATTGCGGCCGGTAAGAGCAAAATGCTCGAACGGTTCCGTGAGCTTGGCGCCGGTGTGGTGGACTGCGATAAGATCGGCCACCAGCTGTACGAACCGGGCGAGGAGTGTTTCGAGCAGGTGGTGGCCACCTTCGGTCGGGAAATTCTAGCCCCGGACGGGAAGATCAATCGCCGAGCACTCGGTGCCATCGTGTTCGCCGACCGGGCCAAGCTGGACCGGCTGAACGAGATTATGTGGAAAGCGATCGCGAAGCGCGCGAACGAGGAAATTCGCACGCTGCACGAGCAGCACGGCAAgcaggtggtggtgatggaggCAGCAGTAATGCTACAAGCCGGATGGCACAAAAACTGCCACGAGGTGTGGTCGTGCATTGTGCCGCGGGAGGAAGCGATCCGTCGGTTGATGGAGCGCAATCAGTTCGAAGAGCACGAGGCGGTACGGCGTGTCGATGCGCAACCATCGTCCAACGAGGAGATGGTGCAGCATTCGGACATCGTCTTCTGCACGCTGTGGAGCTACGAGTACTCGCAGCAGCAGGCCGAGAGGGCTTGGTCCATTCTGCAGCAGGAAATGAAACTGAAGCTTTAAAAGCGCTCTCAGGCACTAACTGATCGATTGAACGTACGAAGCTTGTGTTAACACGTTTGCTTTATAGTATATACAGTGCAGGATTCGAAATTCTTTGTAAATGGGTTTTATGGGATAAGAATGCGTTAATAAACTAAATTCCAGTGAGTACAGCTACAACGGGACGCTCCACAGTGTTTTGCATGCGGGACAGTTGGTCAGCCGCCGTAGGTACTTCTTCATGCAGTCCTTGTGCAGAATCTGAGGGCAGGAAGCACATTTGACGCCCTTGggtggagaaaaaagaaagaatggaATGTAAAATATAAAGGAGGATTTGAAAAAACAAGTGAATAATAAAACTTACATAGAATATTGTCACATTGCACAAGCAGCAGCGCGTTACAACGTCCGCATAGTTCCTGCTGATGTACTTTTCAAACTCCACCACCGCCTTCGGCCCCAGATAGCACTTATCGTCCAGCGTGAGAAAGTAGCCCAGCTGCTCCCACTCCTGGAGCAACTGTTCGGCCCGCGTCTTTGCCAACGGTTTCATCCCTTCGCTCGCGGTATCGTTCGTCAGATTGAGGCACGCGATCAGGGCCAGCGTGTGATCCTCGCTAAGCGCTAGCTCACGCAGCAGCACCCGGAAGAAGTGTAGCTCCGGTGCGGTAAACACGTTCTGCTGCAAATCGATCGGCGACTCCTGCAGACTGACGAACACGTAAAAGTCCATATCGGTGGGATCGTAGTGGACGAGCGCAATCTTCTGATCGAAGCGATAGATCCGCTCGTTGATGGCCTCTATCACGCTGGCCAGATCGGCTTCGCTTGGAATGCTGTGGCTGTCGTCGTCTGCAAAGTGAGAATATTCTGATGAAACATCGCGGTTAGAACGCGATCGAACCGGTACACGCCGGTACTTACGCTGGGCGCAGATGGCCACGTACATATTGAAGGCCTGGCTCGTACTCAGAGTGCCATGGTTAGAGCACGCCTGCAGAAACGCTCGATGCACATTCGTGTAGGACACGTTTTCGGACATGGTTTAAATTGgtcttcaacaaaaaaaaaaacacttccacAAGCGGACGCCAGCAACCAGCACCGGGATTCGTGTTTGCCGCTCTTTCCGAAACTGAACTGCCCACAagcagtgtggccagattattttggcggttttcggtaggcgcatcaacattttatcggtagttttcggtaggttaaaactcgaaatttaaaagaagtaaaagcgaaagaagtgttaaCCGGgatgcgggggggggggggggttaatGCGCAAAATAAAAGTTCCTGAGTTTCATAgttcaatgattaaaaaatttGAGATTGTTTCCTTCAAACCCTAGATATATAAAtacatcggtatttctggtcactttgcCCACAGGTCAAAGCGAGCTTTTTGGCcgccaccgtcgcaaaaccgtcgcaaaaccgtcgcaaaacgtcacaACCGACGTCACAAGTACTGCAAACTgacgtcgccagcgcctcgaaatcgttgcgagtttcgctcgctggcgacgtcggtttgcagtacaggcggtccccgagatacacggttaatggggaccgaaaacggccacaaaataccgcgtatctcgaatttccgcctaagtcgaatctcgtggtttccagctaaaatatcagtaatggtcgtgtaattttgcaagtagggggatGTTATATTtactttatgaattaatttatatgattcccaaatagccagaattgcttaatcaGCTCAtcttggcacgctaaagatcgctgcttgaattcgccttttgcagtagataaacagcatcaaagttctatgtgggtctttcaaacagcgcctaagcagcttccttatgccacggtaccagggattatttttctttgtgttttattttcaagcaagcgtcatcgatgaaataaacaacaagatttttttcgtttaaacacatgtgtatatttttaatttctttgtattgatgaattacacacaaatttacacaatttactgataattcacaatcacttcactcaatattcattcttcaattaacgaatctaacttgtgcagcagcaatgagatgattgccggtgtcagtctttgacactatgacaagagccacctagTACCGAtgacatgcattaaaaagctataaagttccaccaagttcagtaccctatcttaacaagccttcaagttccatcatgaaccctacacataatgctaatcagccgcaaagtttcaAAGAGTGCcgtgtgcctgttaaaaagctccatagttccgcaaagtaccgtctatctcttaatcagccacaaagtacgacatcggaacgatttttcgttaaacagccccaaatcagctataaagtacgagctggctatttgggttctgactgaatataacattTTTTAGAccatttgaaatagtttttaacattcgatcaaaacggaaattatttggcaatttaagattgatgtgtcaaatcagtacaatttgctcaaagaattgtcaaatttagaaaaccgcgtatctccgaatccgcgtataagaggtaccgtgtatctcggggaccgcctgtacttgTGACGTCGGTTTTggcgttttgcgacggttttgcgaaggtggccgccaaaaagctcgcctgATCTGcgaccagtgtggccagattatattggcagatttcgacaggagcactgttgagaacgcaaccatttaaatttaatcaattattttaacgattaatttctttttaccCTACTAGCAAAgcgaatgaaaaagtgtgcgtcttttATAAATAATGTGTAGGGTTTGAagcaagattgtgtgaagctatgAATTGAAATGtgcttttatttgcaataaaagtgataaaatatttataaaccaagtttgatgagttaaagtttttcttttgattcGGGTGCACCAAGTCCGTGTGAAGggaagcgcacagcgcgctaagaaagaaacgagcgggagggggtttcaatccagcgcagcgcaactCGCAGGAAACAAATGGGGTACCAgttcagcgcagcgcaagccgaaagaaacggaaaggaaTGAGTATGAGaaaaatacaatgaaacagcgcgagcgagcgttctttcCCGTGAGAGCGGTAGCGCTCCATacgtaatttttaatttttagcccaaaacaacggacttcggaTCCGATCTTGGGCCGGACCCCCACCGTGTGTTTCTACATACCCCTCGCCTTAAAATGtcattctctttgtctgtcgggtaaGCTtttaccaccgacaaaccgacgtgacactggcgttacaaaagtgtcccacacgaaagtactgtcattttcCAGTGAGGCGagcacttctgtcaaagtaacctctgttcactgctgcttcgatgtaaacaacttttctgaataaaaattgcgaaggaagtgtgaggcacTATTTTTtgagaattattggacaaaacacccaggaaaatcattttataagtttccaaatcaatcaaaaagatgtgagaagtacataaaacaatacgcattggaatttgcgaagaaaaacaaaaaggggatttagcagtttcttctctatgtcagtgtagtaagcgaatcattatagagatggcgctagtgtttaacgtatatTCATTTGAAAtgaggagacaacttttgaaactctttttgttcgaagtgtcacgtcggtttgtcggtgcttTTACCACCGACAGcgagattcaaattcaaatttaaatgattttctttgacgAGCAATTTCAGAATCCCCACAACTGACAATTTCTACTTATTATGagcattaaattttaacggataaaattttgaattcaaaataCATTTAGCATTTCTCAAgtgccaggcaaacaaacgtgcgTCAGCGCGATAACgtccgtgtctgtgctccatgggatgcgattttatcggaggccgaggcctgtcaaaattttaaatgagatttgacagatagcgtcggacgtgcgatttcgtcgtacgacggaatcaaaattttttgatttcgtcggacgccgcatccgattttatctgtcaaactaaatgtgtggtgttttgtaggaacaatctcaacttaatttttcataattattaaaaatcatccaaataatcgcaatattatacaggcgtcccccgagttacgaccccctcgagttacgacgattcgcagatacgacgattttgattttgacagtgaaAAGTTGTCAGTgagaagaaattgatgtatttttttgaatttcttggCTGAAAACcgttacaaacacatttccaaagattctaAAACTAGCCGATCTTTGATATTTATATCGCGTAAACGACTTTCGgtgtaaaattaatacattatcaaacattatttcaaataaaaatcacgatatcatagatttcgcctcttcaacttcggtttTAAACTTAACTTtgacagat encodes the following:
- the LOC1276152 gene encoding pupal cuticle protein Edg-78E; its protein translation is MFRVFVIAALAAVAVAQNPDADAQVLSSDSVVNPDGSYQWNYETSNGIRAQEQGVGGQSAQGSASWTDRDGTPISLTYVADENGYQPQGDHLPREGPVPAHVLKTLEFIRANPPKDDPNFNIQALEAEIARLQALQ
- the LOC1276153 gene encoding bifunctional coenzyme A synthase; amino-acid sequence: MPSRTGILTAVHLANIAKTLSATRPYALSTLYLQFHPQVAANVSCPRALGRFVASVYQSSVTWLGSEVDLRIVTGSLRPNGASFDSFANRARPTTADYLFYDYALSSSGAGGERCLAERYPGVKVVELDTLPVDRVSLPPELDKQLQTYRNVVLGGTFDRIHAGHKVLLTQAILLATERVVVGVTDGGMIKSKKLHELILPAAHRIEHVKEFLEDVDPFLRYEVVPILDPFGPTATDPDMDLIVVSTETARGGAKVNELRAQNGLNQLEVHTIELLDDESTVEDKEDKISSSNQRMDLLGTRLRPRRPAPTHIPPKPYIIGMIGGIAAGKSKMLERFRELGAGVVDCDKIGHQLYEPGEECFEQVVATFGREILAPDGKINRRALGAIVFADRAKLDRLNEIMWKAIAKRANEEIRTLHEQHGKQVVVMEAAVMLQAGWHKNCHEVWSCIVPREEAIRRLMERNQFEEHEAVRRVDAQPSSNEEMVQHSDIVFCTLWSYEYSQQQAERAWSILQQEMKLKL
- the LOC1276154 gene encoding non-structural maintenance of chromosomes element 1 homolog isoform X1, which codes for MSENVSYTNVHRAFLQACSNHGTLSTSQAFNMYVAICAQHDDSHSIPSEADLASVIEAINERIYRFDQKIALVHYDPTDMDFYVFVSLQESPIDLQQNVFTAPELHFFRVLLRELALSEDHTLALIACLNLTNDTASEGMKPLAKTRAEQLLQEWEQLGYFLTLDDKCYLGPKAVVEFEKYISRNYADVVTRCCLCNVTIFYVSFIIHLFFQILLYILHSILSFFSTQGRQMCFLPSDSAQGLHEEVPTAADQLSRMQNTVERPVVAVLTGI
- the LOC1276154 gene encoding non-structural maintenance of chromosomes element 1 homolog isoform X2 is translated as MSENVSYTNVHRAFLQACSNHGTLSTSQAFNMYVAICAQHDDSHSIPSEADLASVIEAINERIYRFDQKIALVHYDPTDMDFYVFVSLQESPIDLQQNVFTAPELHFFRVLLRELALSEDHTLALIACLNLTNDTASEGMKPLAKTRAEQLLQEWEQLGYFLTLDDKCYLGPKAVVEFEKYISRNYADVVTRCCLCNVTIFYGVKCASCPQILHKDCMKKYLRRLTNCPACKTLWSVPL